ATGGTGAGCGGCCCCGGCCAGAACGCCTCGGCGAGCGCCGTCAGGGGCGAGGCGACCTCGGCGGCGAGCGCGGCGAGCGTGCTCGTGTTCGGAATCAGCACGGGAGGCGGCGACTGCCGGCCGCGGCCCTTCGCGTCGAGCAGCCGCTGCACGGCCTCCGGCGTGAACGCGTCGGCCCCGACGCCGTAGACGGTGTCGGTGGGCAGGACGACGAGCTGCCCGCTGCCGATCGCCCGGCGCGCGGTGCGCATGCCGGTGAGCAGCTGGGAGCTATCGGAGCAATCGAACACCTCGGCCATAACGTCCCATCTTACTCCGGCCGCGGTGATCAGCGGCGCGCGAGCGTCGCGCGGTCCCTGCCCGTGAGGTCCGGGCGGGTCTCGGCGCCCTCCCAGCCGTCGGCGGCGAGCAGCCCGCGGATCGCCGCGCCCTGCGTCTCCGCGTGCTCGAGCACGAGCAGGCCCCCCGGCCGCACCAGCGCGAGACCGACGCGGCTGATCACCCGGATCAGGTCGAGACCGTCGGCGCCGCTGTAGAGGGCGAGCTCGGGGTCGTGGTCTCGCACCTCGGGATCGCGCGGCACCATGCCCCGCGGCACGTACGGCGGGTTGGAGACGAGCACCGCGACCCGACCCCGCAGCGGCGCGAAGGCCGCCGCGAGCCCGGTCGCGCCCTCGGCGCCCGCCCCGCCGAGCGGATCGAGCTCCGTCACGTCGCCGCGCAGCAGCTCGACGCGATCCGCACCCCACTCCCGAACGTTGCGCTCGGCCCACGCGTGCGCCTCGACGCTCATCTCGACCGCCAGCACCCGCGCGGCCGGCACCTCGTGCGCGATCGCCAGCGCGATCGCGCCGCTGCCGGTGCACAGGTCGACGGCGAGCGGCTCGACGCCCTCGAGCCCCGAGAGCTCGTCGATCGCGAGCTGCGCGACCCCCTCGGTCTCGGGTCGCGGCACGAAGACCCCCGGCCCCACCGACAGCTCGAGTCGACGGAACGGCGCGCGCCCGGTCAGATGCTGCAGCGGCACCCGTCGGGCGCGCTCCTCCGACAGCCCGCGCACGGCCTCCAGCTGATCCGGCTCGAGATCCCGACCCATCACCGCGAGCGCCTGCACCCGGCCCCGCGAGACGCCGAGCACGTGGCCCACGATCAGCTCGGCGTCGGCCGCGGGATCGCCGATCCCCGCCGCCCCGAGCCGCTCGCGCAGCTCGCCCAGCACGGCCCGGACCCCCGGCGCCCCCTCCGTCATGTCGCTCACTCCCCCACCCTACCGAGCAGCCTGCCGGCGCCCGCGTAACAGAACGTCGCACGCATAACAAACACCAAATTCTCGAATAACAGCACGCTATAGTTTTGGGTGGCTTCGTCCCCCGAATCTCTGGAGGAGATCACACTCATGGCACGCACCTACGACAACATCACCCAGGCCTTCGGCAACACCCCCCTCGTACGCCTCAACCGCGTCACCGAGGGCGACGCCGAGGTGTACGCCAAGCTCGAGTTCTACAACCCCGCGGGCAGCGTCAAGGACCGCATCGGCATCGCGATCATCGACGCCGCCGAGGAGTCGGGCGCGCTGCAGCCCGGCGGCACGATCGTCGAGGGCACGAGCGGCAACACCGGCATCGCGCTCGCCTTCGTCGGCGCGGCGCGCGGCTACCGCGTCATCCTCACCATGCCCGAGACCATGAGCATCGAGCGCCGCAAGCTGCTCGCCGCCTACGGCGCCGAGATCGTGCTCACCGAGGGCCCCCTCGGCATGAAGGGCGCCGTCGCCAAGGCCGAGGAGATCGCCGCGAACACCCCCGGCGCCGTGCTCGCCCAGCAGTTCGCGAACCCCGCGAACCCCGCGATCCACCGCTCCACCACCGGCCCCGAGATCTGGAACGACACCGACGGCCAGGTCGACATCTTCGTGGCCGGCATCGGCACGGGCGGCACCATCACCGGCGCGGGCGGCTACCTCAAGGAGCAGAACCCCGACATCAAGGTGATCGCCGTCGAGCCGATCGACTCGCCGCTGCTCACCGAGGGCACCGCAGGCCCCCACAAGATCCAGGGCCTCGGCGCCAACTTCGTGCCCGAGATCCTCGACCGCGAGATCTACGACGAGGTCATCGACGTCGCGCTGCCCGACTCGATCGCGAAGGCGCGCGCGCTCGGCACCGACGAGGGCATCCTCGCGGGCATCTCCGGCGGCGCAGCCGTGTGGGCCGCAGCCCAGGTCGCGCAGCGCCCCGAGAACGCCGGCAAGAAGATCGTGGTCGTCGTGCCGGACTTCGGCGAGCGCTACTTCTCGACCGTGCTGTTCGAGGATCTGAACGTCTGATCGCACGCACCGGGCTCGCGCGGGAATCCCCCGCGCGAGCCCGGTGTTGTATCGGGCATCGGCCGCGGGCGCCGCGCGCCCGTCGCGCCGATCCGCCCGCAGCACCGCCACCCCGCGCGGATCCCCGGATCCCGCGCGGCGCGAGACCGGAAGGGACACCGTGAGCATCTTCAGCCGCATCCGCGAGGACATCCGCGCCGCGAAGGCCGGCGACCCGGCCGCGAGAGGCGGCGTCTCCGTGCTCCTCGTCTACTCGGGCCTGCACGCCGTGTGGTGGCACCGCCTCTCCCACGCGCTGTGGCTGCGCGGCATGCGCTTCCTGCCCCGCGCCGTCTCGCAGCTCGTGCGATTCTTCACCGGCATCGAGATCCACCCCGGCGCCACGATCGGCCGCCGCCTCTTCATCGACCACGGCATGGGCGTCGTGATCGGCGAGACCGCCGTCGTCGGCGACGACGTGCTCATCTACCACGGCGTCACGCTCGGCGGCACCGGTCACAGCCGCGGCAAGCGGCACCCCACGATCGGCGACCGGGTCGTCATCGGCGCGGGCGCCAAGGTGCTCGGCGACATCGAACTCGGCCACGACAGCGCCGTCGGCTCGAACGCGGTCGTCGTGCGCTCGGCAGCGCCGTGGACCACCCTCACGGGCATCCCAGCGCAGGGCCGGCCCCGCCGCGGCGCACCGGTCGCCGAGACGCCCGACCTCGCCGACTTCTACGTGATCTGAGCGCGGCGGGCGCGGGTTCTCGGGCGCGCTGGGCGCAGCCGGCGGCTCGTCGCAGCCGGCGGCTCAGCGCAGCCGGTAGGTCGGCGCTGCCTGCGGGTCGGCGCAACCGTCAGGTTCAGCTCAGCGCAGCCGGCGCCCGTGCTCCTGCATCCAGCGCTTCGTGCGCCGCTGCTCGACGAAGATCATCGTGAGACCGCAGAGCCAGAACGGGATCTGCACCGCGAACGCCACCTTGAACGCCGTCAGCGAGTAGTGGTCAGGCGATCCGGCGCCCTGCAGATCGAGCACGAAGCCGATGAGCACGATCACGAGCAGCGACGCGATGAAGCCGCCCATGTTCACGAACCCCGTGCCGAAGCCCGCGAAGCTGCGCGGAGTGTGCGATCGGGCCACCTCGAAGGCGATCATCGACGCGGGGCCGCCGAACGGCATCACGATCATCAGCACGATCAGCAGCCACATGGGCGGCGGGCCCGCCCAGAGCAGCACCGCCAGCCACACCAGCATCACCGCGGTCGTGATCCCCATGTTCATGAACACGCGGCGCTCCACGAAGCGCGAGCTCAGCGGGCCGAGCAGCAGGCCGGCCGTCATCGACGAGACCACCACGATGTTGAGCAGGCCGCTCGCGGTCGCGCTATCGAGGCCCACGCCTCCGGTGAGGAACGGAGTGCCCCAGAGCAGGATGAACACGTTCAGCGCGAACGGCGAGGTGAAGTGCACCCAGAACGCCAGCCGCACGCCGGGCAGCGCGACCAGGCGCCGCAGCTTGTCCCAGAAGCCGAGCCCGGGCATGCGCCGCTTCGTGATCACCGGCATCATGCCCGTCTCGGGCGGCGGCATCGCGAAGGCCCCCGTGGCCTCGCCCGCCCCGAGCGAGCGCGCCTCGCGGCTGAGCCGCCCCACGCGGCCCGTGAGGCGCTCGGCGAGGGTGCCGTCGCCCGGCGCATTGCGCAGCACGAATCCGCCGAGGATCATCACGAGCACCCCGATGGCGGCGACGCCGAGGAAGCCGCTCGTCCAGCCGAAGCCCGCGACCACGAGCGCGAGCGGCGTCACCGAGACCAGCTGCCCCGCCTGCCCGATGAGGCCCGTGAGCTGGCTCACCACGGGCAGCTGCCGCACCGAGAACCACTCGGGCAGCAAGCGCATCACGCTGATGAAGGTGCAGGCGTCGCCCGCCCCCACGAGCACGCGCGCAAGGATCGCGAGCCACACGTCGGCGACGGTCGCCATGATGGTCTGCCCGGCCGCCATGAACAGGCCGCCGGTGAGGATCATCGTGGTCGCGCCGAAGCGGTCGAGCAGCGTGCCGACCGGGATCTGCAGACCCGCGTAGACGACGAGCTGGATCATCGCGAACATCGACAGCGTGGTCGCGTCGATGTCGAAGTGCTGCTGCGTGGCGGGGCCGAGCGCGGCGAGCGAGGACCGGTTGATCACCGCGACCGCGTAGGAGAGCGCGGCTACGCCCCACACGACCCATGGTAGGAGTGGCCGTGCCGTGCGCATACGCTCAACTGTACTCTCCTTCGGCAGCCGCCCTTCCGCGTGTGACGGCGCGCGTCAGCCGCGCTGCGGCAGCGGCGGCCCGTCGGGGAAGTCGCTGCGGGTGAGGTCGAGGAAGAGCGCGTCCTCGAGGTGGCCGCCGGGCCGCACCTGGTAGTCGCGCAGCACGCCGATGCGGCGGAAGCCGAGTCGCTCGTAGCTGCGGATCGCACCCTCGTTGTGCACGTTCGGGTCGAGCGTGACGCGCGCGATGCCGGCGGCGAACTCCTCGCGGATCGCGAGCGCGAGCGCCTCCTCGCCGACGCGGCGGCCGCGGAAGCGCGTGCCGATGAAGAGGTGCATGACGGTGGTCGGGTACTCGGGGTCGTCGCCGCGCAGCACGAACATCGCCCCGGCGCACTCCCCCTCGACCTCGATGATGCGGGTCACGTCGGGTGCGGCGATGAACTCGTCGCGCACGCGCTCCGGCGTGTAGCCGACCCACCACTCCGCGACCTCGGGCTCGCTCAGGATGGCGAGCAGCGGCTCGGCGTCGGCGTCGCGCGGGGCGCGCAGGGTGACGAGGGGGCCGGTGACGGGCGCGGCGAGCGGTTGCGAGGCTGTCATGCTCTCAGCGTAGCGGGGTCGGGGGCGGTCGCCCCCGACCCCGCACGTCGAGTCGGCCCATTCTCACCGAGTCCACCCATCATTCACGCGAATCATAGGCCGACTCGATACGAACAGGCCGGCTCGACAAGGGTGGACGTCGAGAGGCTACTGCCCGAGCGCCTGCAGGCGGTCCTCCTCGTCCGTGCGGATGCACGACTCGATGACCGGATCGAGCGCGCCGTTCATCACCTGGTCGAGGTTGTACGACTTGTAGCCCGTGCGGTGATCCGCGATGCGGTTCTCGGGGAAGTTGTACGTGCGGATGCGCTCCGAGCGGTCCATGGTGCGGATCTGGCTCGAGCGGTGCGCGCTCGCCTCGGCGGCCGCTTCCTCCTGCTGCTTGGCGAGCAGTCGGGCGCGCAGCACGCGCATGGCGGCGTCGCGGTTCTGCAGCTGCGACTTCTCATTCTGCATGGCGACCACGATGCCCGTGGGCAGGTGGGTGATGCGCACCGCCGAGTCGGTGGTGTTGACCGACTGGCCGCCGGGCCCCGACGAGCGGTAGACGTCGATCTTGAGGTCGTTCTGATTGATCTCGACCTCTTCGGGCTCGTCGACCTCGGGGTAGACGAGCACGCCGGTCGTGGAGGTGTGGATGCGCCCCTGCGACTCGGTGACCGGCACGCGCTGCACGCGATGCACGCCCCCCTCGTACTTGAGGTGCGCCCACACGCCCTGCGAGGGGTCGCCGGCGTTCGACTTGATCGCGACCTGCACGTTCTTGTAGCCGCCGAGGTCGCTCTCGTCCTTCTCGAGGATCTCGGTCTTCCAGCCCTTCGACTCCGCGTAGTGCATGTACATGCGCAGCAGGTCGGCGCCGAAGAGCGCCGACTCGGCGCCGCCCTCGCCGCCCTTGATCTCGAGGATCACGTCGCGGGCGTCGTCGGGGTCGCGGGGGATCAGCAGACGGCGAACCTTCTCCTGCGCCTCGGCGAGGCCCTGCTCGAGGGCGGGGATCTCCTCGGCGAAGGCCTCGTCCTCCTTGGCGAGCTCACGCGCGGCCTCGAGGTCGTCGCCGAGCTGCTGCCACTGCTCGTGGGCCGCCTTGATCTTGCTGAGCTCGGCGTAGCGCCGGTTGACGCGCTTGGCGCGGGCCGCGTCGGCGTGCAGCGCGGGATCCGCGAGCTCGTCCTGCAGCCGGGCGTGCTCGGCGAGCAGCCCCTCGACCTGTTCGAACATCAGGCGCGGCTCCGCTGGAGTTCGGCGAGCAGCGCGGCGTTCGACGCGGTCGCACGCAGGCGGGCGGAAATCTCGTCGGCAGCGTCGTCATCGGCGGCGATGCGGGAGCGGAGCCCCGCGAGCACCGCCGCCTCCTCGGCGCCCAGCATCGCGTCGGCGTTGCGGGTGAGCGACGACTCGATGTCGACCGCGGGGATCGCCCCGGGCACGCCCTTCTCGAAGCGGATCTCGCTGTTGGCGACGGCGCGCACCTCGCGCAGCAGCATCTTGTCGGACTCGATGCCGGTCTTCGTCTGCACGGTGGCGAGCACGGTGAGCGAGCCGCCGTTCTCGACGTTGCGGGCCGAGGCGAGCAGGCGCTTGATCTGGCCGAGCGCGAACTCGTCGATGTCGTCGAGCGCGGGCCGGGCCGAGGCGTGCTGGGCCTGCGCGTAGGCGCGGGCGAAGCGGTTCAGCGAGTCGACGAGCACGACCACGTCGTGCCCGAGCTCGACGAGGCGCTTGGCGCGGTCGACCGCGAGTTCGGCGACGGTGGCCTGATCCTCGGCGGGGCGGTCGAAGCTGGCCGCGACGACCTCGCCGGCGATCGTGCGCTGCAGGTGGGTGATCTCCTCGGGCTGCGCGTTGGCGAGCACCACCATGAGGTGGGCGTCCGGCTTGTTCGCGCTCACGGCCTGCGCGAGCTCGACGAGCACGGGGGTGCCGTGCACCGAGGCCGGCAGCACGAGCAGGCCGCGCTGGCCGAGGCCGATGGGCGCCGCGATGTCGATGGCGCGGCCGAGCAGGCGGTCCTGCTCGGTCTCGAGCCGCAGGCGCTCCTGCGGGAACACGGGGGTGAGGTCGGCGATGTCGACGCGGGTCTCGTTCTCTTCGACGGGGCGTCCGTTGACGGCGTCGACCTTGACGATCGCGTTGTACTTCTGTCGACCGCCGGCCTCGCCCTCGCGGGGCTGGCGGATCGCGCCCACGACGGCGTCGCCGCGGCGCAGGCCGTACTTCTTGACCTGGCCGAGCGAGACGTAGACGTCGCTGGTGCCGGGCAGGTAGCCGCTCGTGCGCACGAAGGCGTAGTTGTCGAGCACGTCGAGGATGCCCGCGACGGGCAGCAGCACGTCGTCCTCGGTGATCTCGGGCTCGAGGTCGTCGTTCTGGCCGCGACGCTTGCGGTCGCGCTGGCGGGTGCGGGTCGAGCGCGACGCGTTGTCGCCCCTGCTCTGACCGTTCTGACCGTTCTTGTCGCCGCCCTGGCCCTTGTCGCCGCCCTGGCCCTGACCGCGGCCCTTGGCCTCCTCGGCCTGCTCGGACGACTCGGCGCCCTCGCCGTTCTCGTTCTTCTGGCCCCGGCCTCGACGGTTGCGGCCGCGGCCGCCCCGCTCGCCGTCGCCCTCGGCGTCGGTCTTCGCGGCGTCGGCCTGGGCCTCGCCCTGCGACGCGTCGCCCTGGGCGGGCTTGGCCTTGCCCTTCGCGTTCGGGCCGCCCTCTGCCTGCTCGGCGCTGTTCTCAGCGGGCTGCTCAGTGGCGGCGTCGCCCTGCGGGGTGGCGTCGGCCTGCGCTCGGCGCGAGCGGCTGCGCTTCGCAGGAGCGGCGTCGGCGTTCTCGGCCTGGGGCTCGGTCGCGGGAGCGGCGGGGGTCTCGGCCTCGGCGGCGGACGCTTCGGCGGGGGCCTCGTCGGCGACCTTCTTGCGGCTGCGGGTGGCCCGCTTCTTCGGCGCCTCAGCCGGAGCCTCGGCCGCTTCGGCGGCGGGAGCCTCGGCCACTGCGGGAGCGGCGGCGGCATCGGAGGCCGGCGCCTCGGCGGGGGCCTCGTCGGCGACCTTCTTGCGGCTGCGGGTGGCCCGCTTCTTCGGCGCCTCAGCCGGAGTCTCGGCCGCACCGGCGGCGGGAGCCTCGACCGCTGCGGGAGCCTCGACCGCTGCGGGAGCCTCGGGCGCCGCGGCCTCCGAGACCTGGGTCGCGGCGGGCTCGCTCGTGGTGCCAGCCGCGGCGGTCACACGGCGCGAGGCGCGGCGACGCACGGGTGCGGCCTCCTCGGCGACCGGAGCATTGTTCGTCTCTTCGACGTTCGATTCCATCGTTCTTCCTTTCGGAACGCCGCGGGGCAGACTGGCGCATTCGGCGCCGCCCTCCCGCGGTGATGCACAGACTGTGCTTCGGGGATCACCGGACCTGTCGTCTCGGCGAGGGAAAGATCCACCGGCCGTGGCTGAGCAGCTGGTGACGGAGATGCACCGTCCGCTGCCCGGCCCGTCACGAGGCGGGGATCGCCTCCACTGTAGCACCCTTCGTGTCGACGGCCAGGATGAGCGCACGCCACTCGGCGTGCTCGGCCTCGACGAGGTCGACCGCTCGCAGCCGGTCGGCGGGCCCGTTCGAGAGCACCAGGATCGAGGGGCCCGCCCCCGAGACGACCGCCGGGTGGCCGGCATCGCGCAGCTCGCGGATCAGATCGCGGGTGGCCGGCATCGCGTCGCCGCGGTAGTTCTGGTGCAGCCGATCCTCGGTCGCTTCGAGCAGCAGCTCGGGGCTCTGGGTGAGGGCCGCGATGAGCAGCGCGGATCGAGACACGTTGAACACCGCATCCTCGTGGGGCACGTGCTTCGGCTGCAGGCTGCGGGCGAGCTCGGTGGACATCGTGAAGCTGGGCACGAGCACGAGCGGAGCGACGCCGCGGTGCACCATGAGGCGCTTGAAGCGGGGCCCGTCGGGGGTGGTCCAGGCGATCGTGAGGCCGCCGAAGAGCGCGGGCGCGACGTTGTCGGGGTGCCCCTCGAGCTCGGTCGCGAAGGCGAGCAGCTGATCCTCGCTCAGCTCGATCGGATCGAGGGGGTCGCTCTGCAGCAGCCCGGCGGCGATCATGACGCCCGCGACGATCGCCGACCCCGACGATCCCATGCCGCGGCCGTGCGGGATGCGGTTGTGGGCGTTCACCTCGAGGCCCGGCACGGGGCGGCCGAGCCGCTCGAAGACGTGCGCCGCCGAGCGCACGACCAGGTTCGATGCGTCGGCGGGCACCTCGCCCTCTCCCACGCCGGTGACGTGCACGACGGCTCCGGGCTCGTCGCGCACGACCGCGGTCAGCTCGTCGCCGTAGGCGAGGGCGATGCCGAGGGTGTCGAAGCCCGGACCGAGATTGGCGCTGGTCGCCGGCACACGCACGCGCACGCTGCGCCCGACGCCCGCCGCGGGCGCGCCGCCCGCGGCGCCGCTCACGCGTTGCCCTCGAGTCGCAGCACGCTGGTGACCTCGATCACCATGTCGGCCGAGCGCAGCGCCTCGACCGTCGCGGCGAGGTCGGCCTCGCGCGCCGTGTGGGTGCCGATGACGAGCGCGGCGCGAGGGGGCTCGCCGGCGGTGCTCTGCGCGGCCGTCTGCTCGACGCTCGCGGCCGAGACGCCGTGCT
The genomic region above belongs to Leucobacter muris and contains:
- the rho gene encoding transcription termination factor Rho, with the translated sequence MESNVEETNNAPVAEEAAPVRRRASRRVTAAAGTTSEPAATQVSEAAAPEAPAAVEAPAAVEAPAAGAAETPAEAPKKRATRSRKKVADEAPAEAPASDAAAAPAVAEAPAAEAAEAPAEAPKKRATRSRKKVADEAPAEASAAEAETPAAPATEPQAENADAAPAKRSRSRRAQADATPQGDAATEQPAENSAEQAEGGPNAKGKAKPAQGDASQGEAQADAAKTDAEGDGERGGRGRNRRGRGQKNENGEGAESSEQAEEAKGRGQGQGGDKGQGGDKNGQNGQSRGDNASRSTRTRQRDRKRRGQNDDLEPEITEDDVLLPVAGILDVLDNYAFVRTSGYLPGTSDVYVSLGQVKKYGLRRGDAVVGAIRQPREGEAGGRQKYNAIVKVDAVNGRPVEENETRVDIADLTPVFPQERLRLETEQDRLLGRAIDIAAPIGLGQRGLLVLPASVHGTPVLVELAQAVSANKPDAHLMVVLANAQPEEITHLQRTIAGEVVAASFDRPAEDQATVAELAVDRAKRLVELGHDVVVLVDSLNRFARAYAQAQHASARPALDDIDEFALGQIKRLLASARNVENGGSLTVLATVQTKTGIESDKMLLREVRAVANSEIRFEKGVPGAIPAVDIESSLTRNADAMLGAEEAAVLAGLRSRIAADDDAADEISARLRATASNAALLAELQRSRA
- the cysK gene encoding cysteine synthase A yields the protein MARTYDNITQAFGNTPLVRLNRVTEGDAEVYAKLEFYNPAGSVKDRIGIAIIDAAEESGALQPGGTIVEGTSGNTGIALAFVGAARGYRVILTMPETMSIERRKLLAAYGAEIVLTEGPLGMKGAVAKAEEIAANTPGAVLAQQFANPANPAIHRSTTGPEIWNDTDGQVDIFVAGIGTGGTITGAGGYLKEQNPDIKVIAVEPIDSPLLTEGTAGPHKIQGLGANFVPEILDREIYDEVIDVALPDSIAKARALGTDEGILAGISGGAAVWAAAQVAQRPENAGKKIVVVVPDFGERYFSTVLFEDLNV
- a CDS encoding GNAT family N-acetyltransferase is translated as MTASQPLAAPVTGPLVTLRAPRDADAEPLLAILSEPEVAEWWVGYTPERVRDEFIAAPDVTRIIEVEGECAGAMFVLRGDDPEYPTTVMHLFIGTRFRGRRVGEEALALAIREEFAAGIARVTLDPNVHNEGAIRSYERLGFRRIGVLRDYQVRPGGHLEDALFLDLTRSDFPDGPPLPQRG
- the cysE gene encoding serine O-acetyltransferase, producing the protein MSIFSRIREDIRAAKAGDPAARGGVSVLLVYSGLHAVWWHRLSHALWLRGMRFLPRAVSQLVRFFTGIEIHPGATIGRRLFIDHGMGVVIGETAVVGDDVLIYHGVTLGGTGHSRGKRHPTIGDRVVIGAGAKVLGDIELGHDSAVGSNAVVVRSAAPWTTLTGIPAQGRPRRGAPVAETPDLADFYVI
- a CDS encoding MFS transporter, translated to MWGVAALSYAVAVINRSSLAALGPATQQHFDIDATTLSMFAMIQLVVYAGLQIPVGTLLDRFGATTMILTGGLFMAAGQTIMATVADVWLAILARVLVGAGDACTFISVMRLLPEWFSVRQLPVVSQLTGLIGQAGQLVSVTPLALVVAGFGWTSGFLGVAAIGVLVMILGGFVLRNAPGDGTLAERLTGRVGRLSREARSLGAGEATGAFAMPPPETGMMPVITKRRMPGLGFWDKLRRLVALPGVRLAFWVHFTSPFALNVFILLWGTPFLTGGVGLDSATASGLLNIVVVSSMTAGLLLGPLSSRFVERRVFMNMGITTAVMLVWLAVLLWAGPPPMWLLIVLMIVMPFGGPASMIAFEVARSHTPRSFAGFGTGFVNMGGFIASLLVIVLIGFVLDLQGAGSPDHYSLTAFKVAFAVQIPFWLCGLTMIFVEQRRTKRWMQEHGRRLR
- the prfA gene encoding peptide chain release factor 1 → MFEQVEGLLAEHARLQDELADPALHADAARAKRVNRRYAELSKIKAAHEQWQQLGDDLEAARELAKEDEAFAEEIPALEQGLAEAQEKVRRLLIPRDPDDARDVILEIKGGEGGAESALFGADLLRMYMHYAESKGWKTEILEKDESDLGGYKNVQVAIKSNAGDPSQGVWAHLKYEGGVHRVQRVPVTESQGRIHTSTTGVLVYPEVDEPEEVEINQNDLKIDVYRSSGPGGQSVNTTDSAVRITHLPTGIVVAMQNEKSQLQNRDAAMRVLRARLLAKQQEEAAAEASAHRSSQIRTMDRSERIRTYNFPENRIADHRTGYKSYNLDQVMNGALDPVIESCIRTDEEDRLQALGQ
- the prmC gene encoding peptide chain release factor N(5)-glutamine methyltransferase translates to MTEGAPGVRAVLGELRERLGAAGIGDPAADAELIVGHVLGVSRGRVQALAVMGRDLEPDQLEAVRGLSEERARRVPLQHLTGRAPFRRLELSVGPGVFVPRPETEGVAQLAIDELSGLEGVEPLAVDLCTGSGAIALAIAHEVPAARVLAVEMSVEAHAWAERNVREWGADRVELLRGDVTELDPLGGAGAEGATGLAAAFAPLRGRVAVLVSNPPYVPRGMVPRDPEVRDHDPELALYSGADGLDLIRVISRVGLALVRPGGLLVLEHAETQGAAIRGLLAADGWEGAETRPDLTGRDRATLARR
- the thrB gene encoding homoserine kinase, whose translation is MSGAAGGAPAAGVGRSVRVRVPATSANLGPGFDTLGIALAYGDELTAVVRDEPGAVVHVTGVGEGEVPADASNLVVRSAAHVFERLGRPVPGLEVNAHNRIPHGRGMGSSGSAIVAGVMIAAGLLQSDPLDPIELSEDQLLAFATELEGHPDNVAPALFGGLTIAWTTPDGPRFKRLMVHRGVAPLVLVPSFTMSTELARSLQPKHVPHEDAVFNVSRSALLIAALTQSPELLLEATEDRLHQNYRGDAMPATRDLIRELRDAGHPAVVSGAGPSILVLSNGPADRLRAVDLVEAEHAEWRALILAVDTKGATVEAIPAS